GATTGTTGCGCCAACCTGGGATTTAATATCATCGCCGATAACCGGAAGTCCTTTTTCTTTGAAGCGCTTCTGCCAGTACGGCTCACGAGCAATAAAGACCGGAATACAGTTTACAAAAGCGCAGCCAGCTTCGAGAACCTGCTCGACATACCATTTGGTCGCTTCTTCAGAACCTACCGGCAGGTAGTTGATAACAACATCGGTGCGTGTACTTTTGAGCAATTTGACAATATCGACCGTATCGCCAGGGGCTTTGTCGATTATCTGCGAAAGGTAATAGCCGAGTCCGTCATGCGTCATACCGCGTTGGACTTTGATTCCGGACTTTGGGACGCCGGAAAATTTGATCGTGTTATTCGGCCATTGAAAAATGGCATCGCTGAGATCTTTGCCGACTTTGTTTTTGTCGATATCAATGGCGGCTGAAAACTCGATGTCGCGGATATGATATCCGCCGAGGTTGACATGCATCAGCCCCGGGACAAAATCATCGTCCTTGGCCTTCTTGTAAAATTCGACACCCTGCACCAATGAAGAGGCGCAGTTGCCGACTCCGATAATGGCGACGCGTACTTTTCCCATAGATTTATTTCCCTTTCTGTTCCTGTTCAATCAGGTTTATCTGTGGCTGTGAATAAAAGAGTCGGCAGCGAGACAGTCAAATCTTATTTATTTCTTTTGAAAGATATATAGTAATAGTATATTCATTATGACTAAATAGTCATTATACTGCCAACGCGAGAAGATATTGGATTGCATGAGGATTGCCCCGAATGGTCGATGAAAATATAATAAGTGAACTGGTGAAGCGGCAAGTTGTCAATGACACCTTTCGCAAGCTCCAGCCGCAGAAAAAAGAACTTATCTACCGTCAGGCGATAAAACTATTTGGCGAGTACGGCTACGATGGTCTTTCGGTTGACCGGCTTTGCCGCGATGCGGGGATATCCAAAGGATCATTCTTTCAGTACTTTCCATCAAAGAGTCACCTCCTTGAATTTGCATTGCTTGTTTTCGATGACTATCTCGCTCGCTGGGTTGCGGAAGTCAGAAAACATGACCAGCGCGCGCTGGCAAAAGACCGGCTGATGTATTTATATCAGGCGCTTATTCTCAACGCAAAACTCCACCAGCCGGAAAAGAAATTTT
This genomic interval from Candidatus Zixiibacteriota bacterium contains the following:
- a CDS encoding TetR/AcrR family transcriptional regulator; protein product: MVDENIISELVKRQVVNDTFRKLQPQKKELIYRQAIKLFGEYGYDGLSVDRLCRDAGISKGSFFQYFPSKSHLLEFALLVFDDYLARWVAEVRKHDQRALAKDRLMYLYQALILNAKLHQPEKKFYLFATNALEHSAVLIEGIDIERHFHDYIDEIISRGEKTGEIRGDFEVELTGHLVSIVMRALVNRQFSQRKTTTLRTGEYLISFLFDGIKA